AATACTTTATTATAAATACAGGAGAAATTAAATGGTAAAAAGTGATTATACAAGATGCCCAATTTGTGAAACTCAGAAGAATGTGAACCAGTATATAGACACTTACATTTCTCCTTTTAATAATCAGGAATATAAACTCTACGAATGCTCAAATTGTAAACTCCAGTGGTGGGAACCATTAAAAATTATTCCTGAATTTTATGAAAATGAAGTTTTTGACTCCTATATTTCCTTCCATGAAGGTATTAGAAGTAGAATAGGCAAAAATCATGAAGCTTTTTTCAAGTATGTCCCTAAAAATGTAAAAGGGAAATTGTTAGATATAGGGTGTGGAGATGGAGTTTTTCTTAGAGAAGCTCAAAAATATGGATTTGAAGTGTGGGGAATAGATTTTGATAAAAAAAGTGTTGAAACTGCTAAAAAAAACTTAGGGGTTAAAACTATTTATGCGATGAGTCTTGAAGAATTTCATAAATTTGCTAAAGATAATAATATAAGATAAAGAGTATTAAAGTAAAAGAAATTAATGAAAAATTTTTAGTGGAG
The genomic region above belongs to Aquifex aeolicus VF5 and contains:
- a CDS encoding class I SAM-dependent methyltransferase, encoding MVKSDYTRCPICETQKNVNQYIDTYISPFNNQEYKLYECSNCKLQWWEPLKIIPEFYENEVFDSYISFHEGIRSRIGKNHEAFFKYVPKNVKGKLLDIGCGDGVFLREAQKYGFEVWGIDFDKKSVETAKKNLGVKTIYAMSLEEFHKFAKDNNIR